In Plantibacter sp. PA-3-X8, one DNA window encodes the following:
- a CDS encoding BNR-4 repeat-containing protein: MRRSPSNTVRALAAAALTVLALGVTAPAVAAPGGPVRSDEGGSAVTDTVETVPVTVDTSNQAGWWRPLDVVDGVSYFAFNAPASTASKHEVHLASRGADGTWTEGCLRSTAGGACVTFTDDNGHNQPSIVVDGDGIIHAFVSMHNEQWNVFRSSAPGDVTSLVEATSSMPDLDAAITYPVTARGPDGDAWVLVRVGTDTQGRREGRLYRYDLDSGVWEREAVVAAATGYSFYPDDLEVDADGRVHVLWEWGPFPADPARHLGSYATYDPSDGSFADVAGTALTGPITPTTPGSVVWRPFGAGEAIGSYTPALQTAKLALDGTELAGIVYRFVEADQTAYDVRYTSWDGGAWSDESLIDVSALGSGVSTVAGIDATSAGGVDRVYAVLAVQVCGENRSQVVRLERGGAGSGWAARAVGDPAAGPQRLRAETASGTDVLYLTAPVSETTRGTLRWASIPRGTSAETGGTTLADIVSGLRGELGGTNVALGATVTASSALRADTGGALAVDGVCTDASRWISAVGDTAPTITATWQTPTALAEVRVKSGYAGGASTDSVLRDFTIEVRTGGAWVEVGRFDDNTAGTVTASVDGLVADAVRLLITDPSASATDVARVFEIEAIAAPATESARNDDVPG, encoded by the coding sequence ATGCGACGCAGCCCATCGAACACCGTCCGCGCGCTCGCCGCGGCCGCGCTCACGGTCCTCGCGCTGGGGGTGACGGCGCCGGCGGTCGCCGCCCCCGGAGGACCGGTGCGGAGCGACGAGGGCGGGAGTGCGGTGACCGACACGGTCGAGACCGTGCCCGTCACCGTCGACACGTCGAACCAGGCCGGCTGGTGGCGACCGCTCGACGTCGTCGACGGTGTCTCCTACTTCGCCTTCAACGCGCCGGCGTCCACCGCGTCCAAGCACGAGGTCCACCTGGCCTCGCGGGGCGCGGACGGGACGTGGACCGAAGGGTGCCTGCGCTCGACGGCCGGCGGTGCCTGCGTGACCTTCACCGACGACAACGGCCACAACCAGCCGTCGATCGTGGTCGACGGCGACGGCATCATCCACGCCTTCGTGTCGATGCACAACGAGCAGTGGAACGTGTTCCGATCCAGTGCACCCGGCGACGTCACCTCGCTCGTCGAGGCGACGTCGTCCATGCCGGACCTCGACGCGGCGATCACCTATCCGGTGACGGCGCGCGGGCCGGACGGCGACGCCTGGGTGCTCGTGCGCGTCGGGACGGACACGCAGGGGCGGCGGGAGGGTCGGCTCTACCGGTACGACCTCGACAGCGGTGTCTGGGAACGTGAGGCGGTGGTCGCCGCGGCGACCGGCTACTCCTTCTACCCCGACGACCTCGAGGTCGACGCCGACGGCCGCGTCCACGTGCTGTGGGAATGGGGCCCATTCCCGGCGGACCCGGCGCGGCACCTCGGCTCGTACGCGACGTACGACCCGTCCGACGGTTCCTTCGCCGACGTCGCGGGGACCGCGCTCACCGGACCGATCACCCCGACCACCCCGGGATCCGTCGTCTGGCGCCCCTTCGGTGCCGGTGAGGCCATCGGCAGCTACACGCCGGCGCTGCAGACCGCGAAGCTCGCCCTCGACGGCACGGAGCTCGCGGGGATCGTCTACCGGTTCGTCGAAGCCGATCAGACCGCGTACGACGTGCGATACACCTCGTGGGACGGCGGCGCCTGGAGCGACGAGTCACTCATCGACGTCTCCGCGCTCGGTTCGGGCGTCTCGACGGTCGCCGGCATCGATGCGACGAGCGCCGGTGGTGTCGACCGCGTGTACGCGGTCCTCGCCGTGCAGGTGTGCGGCGAGAACCGCAGCCAGGTGGTCCGACTCGAGCGCGGGGGAGCCGGCTCGGGCTGGGCGGCTCGTGCGGTGGGTGATCCGGCGGCTGGCCCGCAGCGGCTGCGAGCGGAGACCGCGAGCGGGACGGACGTCCTGTATCTGACGGCACCGGTCAGCGAGACCACCCGCGGAACCCTGCGCTGGGCCTCGATCCCCCGCGGCACGTCCGCGGAGACCGGTGGCACGACGCTCGCGGACATCGTGTCCGGGCTCAGAGGCGAGCTCGGCGGGACGAACGTGGCGCTCGGAGCCACCGTGACGGCCTCCTCCGCGCTCCGCGCCGACACCGGCGGGGCGCTCGCCGTCGACGGCGTGTGCACGGACGCGAGTCGCTGGATCTCCGCGGTCGGCGACACTGCACCCACGATCACGGCCACCTGGCAGACCCCGACGGCGCTCGCCGAGGTCAGGGTCAAGAGCGGCTACGCCGGGGGAGCCTCGACCGATTCGGTGCTCCGTGACTTCACGATCGAGGTCCGGACGGGCGGTGCCTGGGTCGAGGTCGGACGGTTCGACGACAACACCGCAGGCACCGTCACCGCGTCCGTGGACGGACTCGTGGCCGACGCGGTGCGCCTCCTCATCACCGACCCGTCCGCCTCGGCGACCGACGTCGCGCGGGTCTTCGAGATCGAGGCGATCGCGGCACCGGCCACCGAATCCGCGAGGAACGACGATGTCCCGGGATAG
- a CDS encoding LacI family DNA-binding transcriptional regulator, protein MSDAAFGSQRSAPVPRRSRTGMVALAVPNLDEPYFAELTTLLVRGADERGLSILIQHTEGDHDREVDIANGVGLPLTDGLIHIPRSLTVGDLTRRTSPGPLVLLGEHIQVSPFTHISIDNRAAADAATTHLAEAGCSRIAFIGPRDERPSDAADQRYAGYRDVVARLELAQEPSLIGHVDAFTPEEGRRVMRRMTAEGVELDGVVCSNDSIAFGVLAALHEAGRRVPEEVAVIGIDDVHAAQFSTPSLTTVAPDYDAIVRAAFTELERQIAAPPGADTPVRHVVVDARIVVRDSTAR, encoded by the coding sequence ATGTCGGACGCCGCCTTCGGCTCTCAGCGGTCGGCACCGGTACCGCGCCGTTCGCGCACGGGCATGGTGGCGCTCGCCGTCCCGAACCTCGACGAACCGTACTTCGCGGAGCTCACGACGCTCCTCGTCCGCGGCGCCGACGAGCGTGGACTGTCGATCCTCATCCAGCACACGGAGGGCGACCACGACCGCGAGGTCGACATCGCCAACGGGGTGGGCCTGCCGCTCACGGACGGACTCATCCACATCCCCCGCTCGCTGACGGTCGGCGACCTCACGCGGCGGACCTCCCCGGGGCCCCTGGTGCTCCTCGGCGAGCACATCCAGGTCAGCCCGTTCACGCACATCTCGATCGACAACCGGGCGGCCGCCGACGCCGCGACGACGCACCTCGCCGAGGCCGGCTGCTCCCGTATCGCGTTCATCGGGCCCAGGGACGAACGTCCGTCCGACGCGGCGGATCAGCGGTACGCCGGGTATCGGGATGTGGTCGCGCGGCTCGAGCTCGCGCAGGAGCCGTCGCTGATCGGGCACGTCGACGCGTTCACCCCCGAAGAGGGACGTCGCGTGATGCGTCGGATGACCGCCGAGGGCGTCGAGCTCGACGGCGTCGTCTGCTCCAACGACTCGATCGCCTTCGGCGTGCTCGCGGCCCTCCACGAAGCCGGCCGACGGGTGCCCGAGGAGGTCGCGGTGATCGGCATCGACGACGTCCACGCCGCCCAGTTCTCGACCCCGTCGCTCACGACGGTCGCTCCCGACTACGACGCGATCGTGCGCGCGGCCTTCACCGAGCTCGAACGCCAGATCGCCGCCCCGCCCGGAGCCGACACGCCGGTCCGGCACGTGGTCGTCGACGCACGGATCGTCGTGCGGGACAGCACGGCGCGCTGA